The Lutibacter sp. Hel_I_33_5 genome has a window encoding:
- a CDS encoding ABC transporter permease, producing MIQYFLNKIFYGFLTLFGVITVIFFLFNILPGDPARMMLDQREDAAQLEIIRKKYGFDQPVFTQYLYYLNDVSPISFHSNTSDNYTYLSENKYTYTKLFSIGNRTTVIKYPYLRQSFQKSGKKVSEVISETLPNTAVLALFSILIAIVLGIFFGIISALKKDTVFDSVIAVISTFGMSVPSFFSAILFAWFFGFVLHEYTHLEMTGSLYVVDNFGEGSYIQWKNLLLPAVVLGIRPLAVVIQLTRNSLLEILTQDYVRTAKAKGLSMYNVVKRHALKNALNPVVTAISGWFASMLAGAVFVEYIFNWNGLGKEIVNALNTLDLPVIMGSVLVIATLFILINILVDVIYSWLDPRIRLE from the coding sequence ATGATTCAGTATTTTCTTAACAAAATTTTCTACGGATTTTTAACGCTGTTTGGTGTGATAACGGTAATTTTCTTTCTATTTAATATTTTACCAGGAGATCCAGCACGTATGATGTTAGATCAACGAGAAGATGCAGCGCAATTAGAAATCATTAGAAAAAAATATGGTTTCGATCAGCCAGTTTTTACACAATACTTGTATTATTTAAATGATGTTTCACCAATTTCATTTCATTCTAATACAAGTGATAATTACACTTATTTATCAGAAAATAAATATACCTACACTAAACTATTTTCAATAGGCAATAGAACCACGGTTATTAAATACCCGTATTTGCGACAATCGTTTCAGAAAAGTGGAAAAAAAGTATCTGAAGTAATTTCAGAAACATTACCCAATACAGCAGTTTTAGCATTGTTTTCAATACTAATTGCGATTGTATTAGGAATCTTTTTCGGCATTATCTCAGCCTTAAAAAAAGATACGGTCTTCGATAGCGTTATTGCTGTAATTAGCACGTTTGGAATGAGTGTTCCGTCCTTTTTCTCGGCTATTTTATTCGCTTGGTTCTTTGGATTTGTTTTGCATGAATATACCCATTTAGAAATGACAGGGAGTTTGTATGTAGTCGATAATTTTGGAGAAGGAAGTTATATTCAATGGAAAAACTTATTGCTTCCAGCAGTTGTTTTAGGTATTAGGCCCTTAGCAGTTGTTATACAATTAACTCGTAATTCTTTGCTCGAAATTTTAACGCAAGATTATGTAAGAACCGCAAAGGCAAAAGGACTAAGTATGTATAATGTTGTAAAAAGACATGCGTTAAAAAATGCCTTGAATCCAGTAGTTACAGCAATTTCTGGTTGGTTTGCATCGATGTTAGCAGGGGCAGTTTTTGTTGAATATATTTTTAACTGGAACGGTTTGGGTAAAGAAATTGTAAACGCATTAAATACGCTAGATTTACCTGTAATCATGGGAAGTGTTTTGGTAATAGCAACATTGTTTATATTAATTAATATTCTAGTTGATGTTATCTATAGTTGGTTAGATCCTAGAATTCGTTTAGAATAA
- a CDS encoding TlpA disulfide reductase family protein, giving the protein MKKILLLLLVVFASCETPTQFSDIALQDTVVTLQDETVTFIEVLHKYKGKKILIDVWASWCGDCIKSLPRTKELQQEFPEAVFLFLSVDKNNKAWKNGIKRFRISGEHYNLPKGMKKGDLVDFLGLRWIPRYLVINENGFVDLFKATKASDSNIVEALKK; this is encoded by the coding sequence ATGAAAAAAATACTTTTACTACTGCTTGTTGTTTTTGCAAGCTGCGAAACGCCTACTCAATTTTCTGACATTGCTTTACAAGATACCGTGGTTACATTGCAAGATGAAACGGTAACCTTTATAGAAGTGCTTCATAAATATAAAGGGAAAAAAATATTGATTGATGTTTGGGCTTCTTGGTGTGGTGATTGTATAAAATCGTTACCAAGAACTAAAGAATTACAGCAAGAATTTCCAGAAGCTGTGTTTTTATTTTTATCGGTTGATAAAAACAATAAAGCTTGGAAAAACGGAATTAAAAGATTTCGAATATCTGGTGAGCATTATAATTTACCTAAAGGAATGAAAAAAGGTGATTTAGTAGATTTTTTAGGATTAAGATGGATCCCTAGATATCTTGTAATCAATGAAAACGGTTTCGTAGATTTATTTAAAGCAACCAAAGCTAGCGACTCAAATATAGTGGAAGCCTTAAAAAAATAA